In Pseudomonas lalkuanensis, the following are encoded in one genomic region:
- a CDS encoding LLM class flavin-dependent oxidoreductase — protein sequence MKLGLFMMPLHDPRRNYTEMLHQDRQAVILADELGYSEVWVGEHYSCSSEPIANPLQFFASLIDQTKNIKFATGVINLPQHHPAAVAGDVAQFDHLSKGRFIMGVGPGGLVSDMELFGTQEMNRAEMTVESVEIIHKIWASDPPYRIQGKYWNVVLEKNLIPSLGFGPMLKPYQQPHPPLAISVMSPHSSSARQAAERGWSIVSANFIPPVYAKSHWEQYLIGCENAGRRADPEQWRVARSILVTDTDGEAADYLANPSSSYGWYYDYIIEDMAAFNMQKILKPSPDIPDSEVTREKCLEWMVMSGSPKTVLDKLVAFVDYVGAPFGTLLATQKDWEQPKIHQRSMQLLAQEVMPKLKDYCASLKQPS from the coding sequence ATGAAACTCGGTCTTTTCATGATGCCGCTGCATGATCCGCGGCGTAATTACACCGAAATGCTGCATCAGGATCGGCAAGCCGTTATTCTTGCCGATGAACTCGGTTACTCCGAAGTTTGGGTTGGCGAGCATTACAGCTGCAGTTCGGAGCCGATTGCCAACCCGCTGCAGTTCTTCGCATCCCTGATCGATCAGACCAAGAACATCAAGTTCGCCACCGGCGTGATCAACCTGCCGCAACATCACCCGGCCGCTGTCGCGGGTGACGTCGCTCAGTTCGACCATCTGTCCAAGGGCCGTTTCATCATGGGCGTTGGCCCGGGTGGCCTGGTTTCCGACATGGAGCTTTTCGGCACTCAGGAAATGAACCGTGCTGAGATGACCGTCGAGTCCGTCGAGATCATCCACAAGATCTGGGCTTCGGATCCGCCCTACCGTATTCAGGGCAAATACTGGAACGTGGTCCTCGAGAAGAACCTGATTCCGTCGCTTGGTTTCGGGCCAATGCTCAAGCCTTACCAGCAGCCTCATCCGCCTCTGGCTATCTCGGTCATGAGTCCGCACTCCAGTAGTGCCCGCCAGGCTGCCGAGCGTGGCTGGAGCATCGTGAGTGCGAACTTCATTCCGCCGGTGTACGCCAAGTCCCACTGGGAGCAGTACCTGATCGGTTGCGAGAACGCCGGCCGCCGCGCGGATCCTGAGCAATGGCGTGTAGCTCGCTCCATCCTGGTGACCGACACCGATGGCGAGGCTGCCGACTACCTGGCCAACCCGAGCTCGAGCTACGGCTGGTACTACGACTACATCATCGAGGACATGGCTGCATTCAACATGCAGAAGATCCTCAAGCCGAGCCCGGATATTCCTGACAGCGAAGTGACTCGCGAGAAATGCCTGGAATGGATGGTCATGTCGGGCTCGCCGAAAACCGTGCTGGATAAGCTGGTTGCGTTCGTGGATTACGTCGGCGCTCCGTTCGGCACTCTTCTCGCCACCCAGAAGGATTGGGAGCAGCCCAAGATCCACCAGCGCTCCATGCAGCTCCTGGCTCAGGAAGTTATGCCGAAGCTGAAGGACTACTGCGCTTCCCTGAAGCAGCCGTCCTAA
- a CDS encoding ABC transporter substrate-binding protein produces the protein MSKDQSFSRESSIQNLLNTPIGRRKLMLGAAAAAAGATLGRWIPNAEAAVGGRLDIMAWEGYTLQGEATDWIKQNGINVNASIMSNQDDVTAKLMGGGVRLDLAEYSNGYNELYKQLNQLRPIDTSRIPNYNKADIYTNFYDGEMWYWDGQRFAIPWTWGVDTIVYDPKSTTEPVESFKDLLRPEFKGKLTFLDNPLTVWPLVARITGFGDKFPNVTADELQEIFELMQPYREQCRTFAGSNGDVVSLFVAKEISACFCTWTAATLETAKQGVDTKYVFPKEGGAVWADAWFIPASAENIDTALEFINQALDPQVQAKMSKAVSSAVVNRRAVPLMEPSVRALFDYDNVDSFLKQSPLKGQPPRTSEQYATYDDWLQAWSSFRAGF, from the coding sequence ATGTCAAAAGATCAAAGCTTTTCGCGCGAATCGTCCATTCAGAATCTTTTGAATACGCCCATCGGGCGTCGGAAATTAATGCTGGGGGCCGCAGCTGCTGCTGCCGGTGCTACCCTGGGTCGCTGGATTCCCAACGCCGAAGCGGCAGTGGGTGGACGGCTGGACATCATGGCTTGGGAAGGCTACACGCTGCAGGGCGAAGCCACGGATTGGATCAAGCAGAACGGAATCAACGTCAACGCCAGCATCATGAGCAACCAGGATGATGTGACCGCCAAGCTTATGGGCGGGGGCGTACGCCTTGATCTGGCTGAGTACTCCAACGGCTACAACGAGCTGTACAAGCAACTGAACCAGCTGAGGCCGATCGATACGTCCCGCATCCCGAACTACAACAAAGCGGACATCTACACCAACTTCTACGACGGCGAGATGTGGTACTGGGATGGACAACGGTTCGCCATTCCGTGGACCTGGGGCGTCGACACCATCGTGTACGACCCCAAATCGACCACTGAGCCCGTCGAAAGCTTCAAGGACCTTCTCCGCCCCGAATTCAAGGGCAAGCTTACCTTCCTCGACAACCCTTTGACCGTCTGGCCTCTGGTCGCCCGAATCACCGGCTTCGGAGACAAATTCCCCAACGTCACCGCCGACGAGCTTCAGGAAATATTCGAACTTATGCAGCCGTATCGCGAGCAATGCCGCACGTTCGCCGGCAGCAACGGTGACGTGGTATCGCTCTTCGTCGCGAAAGAAATTTCGGCATGCTTCTGCACCTGGACTGCAGCCACGCTGGAAACGGCAAAGCAGGGAGTCGACACCAAGTACGTATTCCCCAAAGAAGGTGGGGCAGTCTGGGCGGACGCGTGGTTCATCCCCGCATCGGCGGAAAACATCGATACTGCGCTCGAGTTCATCAACCAGGCGCTGGATCCGCAGGTACAGGCCAAAATGAGCAAAGCCGTCAGCTCCGCAGTCGTGAACCGGCGCGCCGTACCGCTGATGGAACCATCCGTGCGCGCACTGTTCGACTATGACAACGTCGACAGCTTCCTGAAGCAATCCCCGCTGAAGGGGCAGCCTCCCCGTACCTCGGAACAATACGCAACTTACGATGACTGGCTCCAGGCATGGTCGTCGTTCCGGGCAGGCTTCTAA
- a CDS encoding sigma-54-dependent Fis family transcriptional regulator — protein sequence MNIHEHNSRILAGVEQPASDVAPSASKGLIVRDSHQESWRRCVEQHQLDPKSRATIPQVGENQLRQLQDEFGHRIFSYALEELNSLMSMVNEVGYSASLANSQGVIIAESVKPSQEYYCESDRLGSIWLEEIGGTNGIGTSIIEQRPVAVFKDDHFYYDFAAQACVAAPFYDAMGNLQGVLNLTTCNPYLDINAHHIVYKLACQSSVQLEERLFLEHFQDFMSLRFRNVSTQAFLIAYDELGVIRGASMAMRKRFALSQMDMGRRFIWEIFDLHKSGAAIDQLRSSDQVRMLDSGEVVSIIRFDARRHERNGRPNLYIPDRGEPVVSRTDKPTALDACAGNDRQMKENVRLVRKIMNKGLPIMLLGETGVGKDTLAKAIHQESDRRDGPFVAFNCAAVPESLIDSELFGYGKGAFTGANREGNQGRLVEAHGGTLFLDEIGDMPLVLQTRLLRVLESGEVSPLGSGKPRHVDLQVIAATNQRLHDKVAEGSFREDLFFRLAGVIVNLPPLRQREDKDFIIKALLADLCRKSDAVQLTKAAEEMLLSYSWPGNVREMKHVLHRASLLCDDGVIDAKDISLPFQRHESTPPTDRLRLPSPSAYEEASDRFESPSVAAKMAVAEAEGKVIAEAMAANDGNVEEAAKTLGMSRATLYRKLKKYGIKS from the coding sequence ATGAATATTCACGAGCACAACTCACGCATTCTGGCCGGCGTCGAACAGCCTGCGTCCGATGTCGCCCCCTCCGCTTCCAAAGGCCTAATCGTTCGAGACAGCCATCAAGAATCCTGGCGCCGCTGTGTTGAACAGCACCAATTAGACCCCAAGAGTAGAGCCACCATTCCCCAGGTTGGCGAGAACCAACTGCGCCAACTCCAGGACGAGTTCGGACACCGGATATTTTCCTACGCCCTGGAAGAGCTCAACAGCCTCATGTCCATGGTGAACGAAGTAGGCTACTCAGCCAGCCTGGCAAACTCGCAAGGGGTGATCATTGCAGAGAGCGTCAAGCCATCCCAAGAGTACTACTGCGAGAGCGATAGGCTAGGCAGCATATGGCTTGAGGAGATCGGCGGGACCAACGGTATTGGCACATCGATTATCGAACAGCGACCAGTAGCGGTGTTCAAAGACGATCATTTCTATTACGACTTCGCAGCGCAGGCCTGTGTCGCGGCGCCCTTCTATGACGCTATGGGAAATCTGCAAGGTGTCCTCAACCTCACCACCTGCAACCCGTACCTGGACATCAATGCGCACCATATCGTCTACAAACTTGCCTGCCAGAGTTCGGTCCAGCTGGAGGAGCGGCTGTTTCTCGAGCATTTCCAGGATTTCATGTCTCTTCGTTTTCGGAATGTCAGCACGCAAGCATTCCTGATTGCCTACGACGAACTAGGGGTGATTCGTGGCGCTAGCATGGCGATGCGCAAACGCTTTGCTCTGAGCCAAATGGATATGGGGCGACGGTTTATTTGGGAGATCTTCGACCTGCACAAGTCGGGCGCCGCGATAGATCAGCTGCGTAGCTCCGACCAAGTCAGGATGTTGGACTCGGGAGAAGTAGTTTCGATCATCCGCTTTGATGCGCGCCGCCATGAGCGTAATGGCCGGCCGAATCTGTACATTCCTGATCGGGGCGAGCCCGTCGTCTCACGGACAGATAAGCCCACCGCCCTGGACGCGTGTGCGGGTAATGACAGGCAGATGAAGGAAAATGTCCGACTCGTACGGAAGATAATGAACAAGGGTCTGCCGATCATGCTGCTCGGCGAAACCGGCGTTGGTAAAGACACGCTGGCGAAAGCTATCCACCAGGAAAGTGATCGACGGGATGGCCCCTTCGTTGCCTTCAACTGCGCCGCCGTTCCTGAATCCTTGATCGACAGCGAACTGTTCGGCTATGGCAAAGGTGCCTTCACTGGCGCCAACAGGGAAGGCAACCAGGGCCGCCTGGTAGAGGCTCATGGCGGCACGCTGTTCCTGGATGAAATTGGCGACATGCCGTTGGTACTGCAAACCAGGCTACTCCGCGTGCTTGAGTCGGGAGAAGTCTCTCCGCTCGGTTCTGGCAAACCCCGACATGTCGATTTGCAGGTTATTGCTGCGACGAACCAACGTTTGCACGACAAGGTGGCAGAGGGTTCCTTCCGCGAGGACCTGTTCTTCCGGCTGGCGGGCGTAATTGTGAACCTGCCCCCCCTGCGCCAACGGGAAGACAAGGACTTCATTATCAAAGCCTTGCTGGCCGATCTGTGCCGTAAATCCGACGCAGTCCAGCTGACCAAGGCAGCCGAGGAAATGTTGCTGTCTTACTCTTGGCCGGGCAACGTCCGAGAGATGAAGCACGTGCTACACCGCGCCAGTCTGCTCTGTGATGACGGCGTGATCGACGCCAAGGACATCTCGCTGCCATTCCAGCGCCACGAATCAACGCCGCCAACGGACAGGCTGCGACTCCCGAGCCCAAGTGCTTACGAAGAGGCTTCTGATCGATTTGAGTCACCCTCTGTCGCCGCCAAAATGGCGGTCGCGGAGGCAGAAGGAAAGGTCATTGCGGAAGCGATGGCAGCCAATGATGGCAACGTCGAGGAGGCGGCGAAAACCCTCGGAATGAGTCGTGCAACGCTCTACCGTAAGCTGAAGAAATACGGCATCAAGAGCTAG
- a CDS encoding D-2-hydroxyacid dehydrogenase has translation MQRTKVLVLNSRAYDYASLLKSQAPWIEPVPVEEHATVPSSKLLQCKIWFGEPNIAAVLLQKGFKPEWLQLTWAGINRLMPSDLPKDYLLTRAVGVYGQVMAEYVLSYLLANEQQLQYRRDEQSRFHWSPSKPGTLRGKNVLIVGAGSIGTEIARFIQPFGGRLVGVANHQRPIPPFEHVYTLSELPQAVASADYIINVLPDTPCTRDVYSAALFENVKRGAFFINIGRGTSVVDHDLIVAVESGQLSGAVLDVFRKEPLPQTHQFWNTKNIEVTPHVAGPEIPELMVQMFLDNLSRFQSGEKLDGLVDFNAGY, from the coding sequence ATGCAGCGTACGAAAGTCCTCGTACTGAACAGTCGCGCTTACGACTACGCCTCGCTGCTGAAATCGCAAGCGCCTTGGATTGAGCCAGTGCCAGTTGAAGAGCATGCCACCGTGCCCTCTTCCAAACTCCTGCAATGCAAGATCTGGTTTGGCGAGCCGAACATTGCGGCAGTCCTTCTGCAGAAGGGTTTCAAGCCGGAATGGCTGCAGCTCACTTGGGCGGGAATCAACAGGCTGATGCCGAGCGACCTGCCCAAAGACTATCTCCTGACCCGAGCTGTTGGTGTGTACGGCCAGGTCATGGCGGAGTACGTGCTGTCTTACCTGTTGGCCAACGAGCAGCAACTGCAATACCGCAGGGACGAGCAAAGCAGATTCCATTGGTCGCCAAGCAAGCCGGGGACCCTTCGAGGGAAGAACGTGCTTATCGTAGGCGCTGGCAGCATCGGTACAGAAATTGCCCGATTCATTCAACCATTCGGCGGCCGGTTAGTGGGTGTGGCCAACCATCAGCGACCGATCCCGCCTTTCGAACATGTGTATACCCTTAGTGAACTTCCTCAGGCGGTGGCATCGGCCGACTACATCATCAACGTCCTTCCCGATACGCCGTGCACCAGAGACGTGTACTCGGCAGCTCTTTTTGAAAATGTGAAGCGCGGGGCGTTCTTCATCAACATCGGTCGCGGCACTTCAGTGGTTGATCACGACCTGATCGTAGCCGTGGAGTCTGGTCAGCTTTCCGGCGCGGTGCTGGACGTCTTTCGCAAAGAGCCTCTTCCCCAGACCCACCAGTTCTGGAACACGAAAAACATCGAGGTCACTCCCCATGTCGCCGGTCCAGAGATTCCTGAGCTGATGGTTCAGATGTTCCTGGACAACCTGTCTCGCTTCCAGAGTGGAGAGAAGCTTGATGGCCTGGTCGACTTCAACGCCGGTTACTGA
- a CDS encoding MFS transporter, giving the protein MISKTTVIAPTPSMIARAFVVCWIALFAAGFAMMLKLCLSGTLKAVFFDTTSPLTSAAMVGSIMGITYLGFAICNSLLPPFIDALNIKRVLFVGLLIFNAGIAVMITAVPGSESAYQVLWTGALLHGIGWGCIESVVNPVVPSLYPHDKAAKLNRLHTSWPLGWILAGLLSITLEKYEFGWDYMFALAFVPATIALIMMFFVQFPPTERVTNGVSFKGMWKEVALKPGIFVLVGVMFLALACEVVPQNWLDIVVGQTSGIKGTWLLIYVAIAYFFARSIAEYVLKKVHAVTILIFACLAISLALIGLAHSHSTVQTLLAAALLGVGGSLLWPNMLAVASERYPNTGALGIGMLCAAGMASGYVFVPWVGGLYDGFKIEAAGGAEAFKALVPDSAEWLKVNAYAAVKSFELFAVLPLVLALYFFVDHRLVVRKKSKGNTVCHSNFAGQ; this is encoded by the coding sequence ATGATTAGCAAGACAACGGTCATTGCACCAACCCCGTCGATGATCGCGCGGGCCTTCGTCGTCTGCTGGATAGCATTGTTCGCGGCAGGCTTCGCCATGATGCTCAAGCTTTGCCTGTCTGGGACGCTCAAGGCCGTGTTCTTTGATACCACCTCGCCCCTGACATCCGCCGCGATGGTTGGAAGCATCATGGGGATCACCTACCTTGGGTTCGCCATCTGCAACTCCCTGCTCCCTCCGTTCATCGACGCACTGAACATCAAGCGAGTCCTGTTTGTCGGCCTGCTGATCTTCAACGCAGGCATAGCAGTCATGATCACCGCCGTTCCTGGCTCGGAAAGCGCTTATCAGGTGCTTTGGACTGGTGCTCTTCTGCACGGTATCGGCTGGGGTTGCATCGAATCAGTAGTCAACCCGGTCGTACCTTCCCTCTATCCGCACGACAAGGCAGCCAAGCTGAACCGCCTGCACACCAGTTGGCCGCTCGGCTGGATTCTTGCCGGCCTGCTCTCCATCACTCTGGAAAAGTACGAGTTCGGCTGGGACTACATGTTTGCCCTGGCCTTCGTGCCTGCAACGATCGCGCTGATCATGATGTTCTTCGTTCAGTTCCCGCCGACCGAACGGGTCACGAACGGCGTCAGCTTCAAGGGGATGTGGAAAGAGGTTGCGCTAAAGCCCGGCATCTTTGTCCTTGTAGGGGTGATGTTCCTGGCCTTGGCCTGTGAGGTCGTGCCTCAGAACTGGCTGGATATCGTTGTTGGCCAGACATCTGGAATCAAGGGAACTTGGCTTCTGATCTATGTGGCTATTGCCTACTTTTTCGCGCGCAGCATTGCCGAATATGTCTTGAAGAAAGTGCATGCGGTTACCATCCTGATCTTCGCTTGCCTCGCCATCTCATTGGCCTTGATTGGCCTGGCGCATTCACACAGCACAGTCCAGACGCTCCTCGCCGCGGCTCTTCTCGGTGTTGGTGGATCCCTCCTCTGGCCCAACATGCTGGCCGTTGCATCCGAACGCTACCCAAATACCGGCGCCCTTGGCATCGGCATGCTTTGCGCTGCTGGCATGGCCTCAGGCTACGTATTCGTGCCTTGGGTTGGCGGACTTTATGACGGTTTCAAGATTGAAGCCGCGGGCGGCGCCGAGGCATTTAAGGCGCTGGTTCCGGACTCGGCGGAGTGGCTGAAAGTCAACGCCTATGCAGCCGTGAAATCGTTTGAGCTATTCGCTGTGCTTCCGCTGGTACTTGCTCTCTACTTCTTCGTCGATCACAGGCTCGTTGTCAGAAAAAAGTCTAAAGGCAACACCGTTTGCCACAGCAACTTTGCCGGCCAATGA
- the ribB gene encoding 3,4-dihydroxy-2-butanone-4-phosphate synthase, which produces MNHHNNFNDFPRLAAAIAAYRCGKPVLLMDDDDREDECDIVAAAENLSVETMTMMIRDGSGIVCLCLDEQTVEMLRLKPMVPVNKSRHSTAFTVTIEAAEGVSTGVSSADRVTTIQAALNSTPDIVRIVSPGHVFPLCARDGGVLVRRGHTEGAVDIAILAGQRPAAVICELMNPDGTMAKGEQIREYAKRYDLPILTIDEIARYRSLKEESLLEAIA; this is translated from the coding sequence ATGAACCATCACAACAACTTCAATGATTTTCCCCGTTTGGCCGCTGCTATCGCAGCCTATCGCTGTGGCAAACCCGTTCTGCTCATGGACGACGATGATCGCGAAGACGAATGCGACATCGTGGCCGCCGCAGAAAACCTTTCGGTGGAAACCATGACGATGATGATTCGTGATGGCAGCGGTATCGTGTGCCTGTGCCTGGATGAGCAGACAGTTGAAATGCTGCGCCTCAAGCCGATGGTGCCCGTAAACAAGTCCCGCCATTCGACCGCCTTCACGGTGACCATTGAGGCTGCAGAGGGCGTATCGACTGGCGTTTCGTCTGCGGATCGAGTCACGACTATCCAAGCGGCACTGAACTCCACGCCTGACATTGTTCGGATTGTTAGCCCCGGGCATGTCTTCCCGCTGTGCGCTCGAGACGGCGGGGTCCTGGTCAGACGTGGTCATACCGAGGGAGCCGTAGATATCGCCATCCTCGCTGGACAGCGCCCGGCTGCGGTCATCTGCGAACTGATGAACCCGGATGGAACGATGGCCAAGGGTGAGCAGATCCGGGAATACGCGAAGCGCTACGACCTCCCGATCCTGACGATCGATGAAATCGCCCGGTACCGCAGTCTCAAGGAAGAAAGCTTGCTGGAAGCGATTGCTTGA
- a CDS encoding lecithin retinol acyltransferase family protein, producing MQGTPSHLIKSSGYSDGGRSGMGGFRTRLSAAEIVHCFDMVPWPVGTHLVSERTGYLHHGIYVGNGRVIHYAGLCESLRYGPVEEVSLSRFAGPNDVWSIEDCDSEYRAQDVVARARSRIGECRYRLLTNNCEHFCNWCLYGKAWSDQVRRFWSNPIFATRLIRFVVPALLGCVWGR from the coding sequence ATGCAGGGAACACCCAGCCATCTCATCAAAAGTTCAGGTTATTCGGATGGCGGGAGGTCAGGCATGGGCGGCTTTCGGACACGGCTCAGTGCAGCGGAAATAGTGCACTGCTTTGATATGGTGCCGTGGCCAGTGGGGACTCATCTGGTGTCCGAACGGACAGGCTACCTCCACCATGGAATCTATGTGGGAAACGGCAGGGTGATCCATTACGCCGGCCTTTGTGAGTCCTTGCGGTATGGCCCCGTTGAAGAGGTTTCACTGAGCAGGTTTGCCGGACCTAATGATGTCTGGAGCATTGAAGACTGCGACTCTGAGTATCGCGCGCAGGATGTAGTTGCCAGAGCACGGAGCAGAATCGGTGAGTGCCGCTACAGACTGCTGACGAACAATTGCGAACATTTCTGCAACTGGTGCCTGTATGGCAAAGCATGGAGTGATCAGGTACGTCGATTTTGGAGCAATCCCATTTTTGCGACGAGACTGATACGTTTCGTCGTTCCAGCGTTGCTCGGTTGCGTATGGGGCAGATAG
- a CDS encoding DUF7740 domain-containing protein, whose amino-acid sequence MLSLLTGRLEQPNELANTGLLTDTRHRSLTLLDATIALLLTAQIHCSDKAIKATAKRCAQRLPRSKRDLMFSIIDSAEPLKLVRYIAENLD is encoded by the coding sequence ATGCTCTCGCTACTCACTGGACGGCTTGAACAGCCCAACGAGTTGGCGAATACTGGCTTGCTAACTGACACAAGGCACCGCAGTTTGACTCTATTGGACGCCACCATTGCCCTCTTGCTCACCGCGCAGATTCACTGCTCGGACAAGGCTATCAAAGCCACAGCAAAACGCTGCGCCCAGCGTCTTCCTCGCAGCAAGCGAGATTTGATGTTCTCCATCATCGACAGCGCCGAACCACTCAAGCTGGTTAGGTACATAGCCGAGAATTTGGACTGA
- a CDS encoding histone-like nucleoid-structuring protein, MvaT/MvaU family, with translation MSKLAEFKRLEAQLAEQLAALDNLKNDTELKREIEFESKLKALLDEYGLGLKTVINILDPGRTRTPLPAQKVQRRERTVKVYQNPHTNEVVETKGGNNKVLNAWKAKYGAAAVKSWIQ, from the coding sequence ATGAGCAAACTGGCTGAATTTAAACGCCTGGAAGCACAGCTGGCAGAGCAACTCGCTGCGCTGGACAACCTCAAAAATGATACGGAGCTCAAGCGAGAAATTGAGTTTGAGTCCAAACTTAAAGCGCTGCTGGATGAATATGGCCTGGGGCTAAAGACAGTAATCAATATCCTTGATCCAGGTCGCACGCGCACTCCGCTGCCTGCTCAAAAAGTCCAACGGCGCGAACGCACCGTCAAGGTCTACCAGAATCCGCACACCAATGAAGTCGTCGAGACAAAAGGCGGCAACAACAAGGTGCTGAACGCTTGGAAGGCTAAATATGGTGCCGCAGCAGTAAAGTCTTGGATCCAGTAA
- a CDS encoding substrate-binding periplasmic protein produces MFNYLYHRLPKVWWIGALLSAAPFSTPGETLVTLLVDENYPPYAYRAADGTATGIYPDILRAAESQLRGYRLSLQPTRWRRALAEVEAGRALAVVPPFFRPQERPFIGRYSTPLLEEQVAVFCRHSVFAERPRQLWPEDFQGLRFGVNLGSLSAGTAFWQAESNKLIKVEEAPGTRSNLLKMLRGRIDCFAFDRISTLSGLAELKRSGDYDEARDGRIVEGPILNKDTAHVGYTNRDQGRFPFKEDFATQLDTALDAMRRAGEVDRIIQRYTD; encoded by the coding sequence ATGTTCAACTACCTATACCACCGGCTACCCAAGGTCTGGTGGATAGGGGCGTTGCTGAGCGCGGCACCTTTCTCCACCCCGGGCGAAACTCTGGTAACCTTGTTGGTCGACGAGAACTACCCGCCTTATGCCTACCGGGCAGCCGATGGAACGGCCACCGGTATATACCCGGACATCCTTCGTGCGGCTGAGTCGCAGCTGCGCGGCTACCGCTTGAGCCTACAACCCACGCGATGGCGACGTGCATTGGCCGAGGTCGAGGCTGGGCGAGCACTGGCTGTGGTGCCGCCCTTTTTCCGGCCGCAGGAGCGGCCGTTCATTGGCCGCTATTCGACACCACTTCTGGAAGAACAGGTGGCGGTGTTCTGCCGCCACTCGGTATTTGCTGAGCGCCCACGCCAGCTCTGGCCTGAAGATTTCCAGGGACTGCGCTTCGGCGTCAACTTAGGCTCGCTCTCAGCAGGCACAGCGTTCTGGCAGGCGGAGTCGAACAAGCTGATCAAAGTCGAGGAGGCTCCTGGAACACGCTCCAACCTGCTCAAGATGCTGCGCGGACGGATCGACTGTTTCGCCTTTGACCGCATATCCACTCTCAGTGGATTAGCCGAGCTTAAGCGCAGCGGAGATTACGACGAGGCCAGGGACGGGCGCATCGTGGAAGGACCGATTCTGAACAAGGACACCGCACACGTCGGCTACACCAATCGCGACCAGGGCCGCTTCCCTTTCAAGGAGGATTTCGCCACACAACTGGATACGGCGCTCGACGCGATGCGCCGCGCTGGGGAGGTTGACCGAATCATCCAACGCTATACGGACTGA
- a CDS encoding Lrp/AsnC family transcriptional regulator has protein sequence MEGIVKLDRIDINILVELQKDGRITNVSLADAVGLSASPCLQRVKRLEAAGYISGYSAHLNLAKITESVTVFTEITLSDHKREDFAKFESNIRLVDEVLECHLISGGYDYLARFMTRSIQHYQEVMEGLLDKNIGISKYFSYIVIKSPVLKDGVPLRKLLSQQ, from the coding sequence ATGGAAGGTATAGTCAAGCTGGACCGGATCGACATCAACATCCTGGTTGAATTGCAAAAAGACGGCCGCATTACCAACGTCAGCCTGGCGGATGCAGTAGGGCTCTCAGCCAGCCCATGCTTGCAACGGGTCAAGCGGCTTGAGGCGGCGGGTTATATCTCTGGCTACAGTGCTCACCTGAATCTGGCCAAGATTACCGAGTCAGTAACGGTGTTCACCGAGATAACCTTGAGCGACCATAAGCGCGAAGACTTTGCGAAATTCGAGTCCAATATTCGACTGGTCGATGAGGTACTAGAGTGTCATTTGATCAGCGGTGGCTACGACTATCTGGCACGTTTCATGACCCGCAGTATTCAGCACTATCAGGAGGTTATGGAGGGCTTGCTAGACAAGAACATCGGCATATCCAAATACTTCAGCTATATCGTTATCAAATCGCCAGTGCTGAAGGATGGCGTACCGCTGCGCAAACTGCTGAGCCAGCAGTAA
- a CDS encoding HAD family hydrolase, which translates to MELTDYRALLVDCDEVLVDRDSGIWVALQPLLENHPGSLSKEEVLAEFKQVAQSLYPRFGELGFGGLLCFAHRQLAQRLGLESSWEEDMTFARSAGDWSLFEDAPGAMLYLRKFYRLLVYGDRDNADREALCERLGIPPEDLLSWSNPLLDPAWLSANDLEPKDILLVSAPSANTPASVDLCLIRRGETEYAPPANADFCASSMADLVAQHQLSLRR; encoded by the coding sequence ATGGAACTGACTGACTATCGTGCACTGCTGGTCGACTGCGACGAGGTTCTGGTCGATCGAGATTCCGGCATCTGGGTGGCTTTGCAGCCATTGCTCGAGAATCACCCGGGCTCACTGAGCAAGGAGGAGGTACTGGCCGAGTTCAAACAAGTTGCCCAGTCGCTTTATCCACGCTTCGGCGAACTCGGCTTCGGCGGCCTGCTGTGCTTCGCGCACCGTCAGTTAGCGCAGCGCCTGGGGCTCGAAAGCAGCTGGGAGGAGGACATGACGTTTGCTCGCTCGGCTGGCGACTGGTCGCTGTTCGAGGACGCGCCCGGCGCGATGCTGTACCTGCGTAAGTTCTATCGGCTGCTAGTGTACGGCGATCGCGATAATGCCGACCGCGAAGCGCTCTGCGAGCGCCTGGGGATCCCCCCCGAGGATCTCTTGTCTTGGTCCAATCCGCTGTTGGATCCCGCCTGGCTATCAGCCAATGACTTGGAACCCAAAGATATCCTGCTGGTTTCCGCCCCGTCAGCTAACACGCCAGCGTCGGTTGACCTTTGTCTTATCCGTCGCGGCGAGACTGAGTACGCCCCACCGGCGAATGCGGACTTTTGCGCTAGCAGCATGGCCGACTTGGTGGCGCAACATCAACTGTCGTTGCGTCGTTGA